In Fusarium oxysporum Fo47 chromosome VII, complete sequence, the following proteins share a genomic window:
- a CDS encoding Alpha/Beta hydrolase protein, with product MSPAFSTGEKLWLLPRLTCLAPLKLIGIALRSLLISLARGLPIRRYLSCAVVRVFLDTFTPRQIQYLSPSTKKTYEIWIERKVSKAEKAKKVVLFLHGGGYISPILPGHLEWCWQAYIAAGMETNVEVAVAVLQYTLCPEARYPVQLRQAVDGISHLLASGFHPEDIVVGGDSAGGNLTAQLLCHLAQPHPVVRKVELSQPLAGSFLVSPWLSRLTGHASYSENGWIEMLSGPIMDRCAEALLGSEEAQQSYADLAFPFDTKSSRLSGLNNVVSQLYVTAGDQEVFRDQIIAFVHRVRKLNPTLKVQFDFQQKCAHDFILYEGQDERSGECMEAMKLWMTDLLATSKQH from the exons ATGTCACCCGCATTCTCTACCGGGGAGAAGTTGTGGTTATTACCTCGCCTAACTTGTCTTG CACCGTTGAAATTGATAGGCATCGCCTTACGCTCCCTTTTGATTTCCCTGGCTCGAGGGCTTCCGATTCGGCGCTATCTTTCGTGTGCAGTCGTCAGAGTATTTCTGGACACTTTCACACCTCGTCAGATCCAATACTTATCTCCCTCGACGAAAAAAACATACGAAATATGGATAGAACGCAAAGTCTCGAAAGCGGAGAAA GCCAAAAAGGTGGTTTTGTTTCTACATGGAGGTGGATATATTTCGCCTATATTGCCTGGACACCTAGAGTGGTGCTGGCAAGCGTATATCGCAGCAGGGATGGAGACGAATGTCGAAGTTGCAGTGGCAGTCCTCCAGTACACCCTTTGCCCCGAAGCAAGATATCCGGTTCAATTACGCCAGGCTGTCGATGGCATTTCACATCTTTTAGCATCAGGATTTCATCCGGAAGATATCGTTGTCGGCGGTGACTCTGCTGGGGGCAACCTGACAGCTCAGTTGCTCTGCCATCTGGCCCAGCCTCATCCTGTTGTTCGGAAGGTTGAGCTTTCTCAGCCGCTAGCAGGTTCATTCCTTGTCTCCCCATGGCTCAGTCGGCTTACCGGTCACGCTTCATATTCGGAGAATGGCTGGATCGAAATGTTATCAGGCCCAATCATGGACCGCTGCGCCGAGGCGCTGTTGGGATCCGAGGAAGCACAACAATCATATGCCGACCTGGCCTTTCCCTTTGATACAAAGAGCTCGCGTTTAAGTGGACTGAATAACGTTGTGAGTCAACTGTACGTCACCGCAGGAGACCAGGAGGTTTTCCGAGACCAGATTATCGCTTTCGTTCACCGGGTACGTAAATTGAATCCCACTCTTAAAGTGCAATTCGATTTTCAGCAAAAGTGTGCACACGATTTCATCCTGTATGAGGGCCAGGACGAACGCAGTGGAGAGTGTATGGAAGCGATGAAATTATGGATGACAGATCTACTAGCTACGAGCAAACAGCACTAA
- a CDS encoding NAD dependent epimerase/dehydratase family protein-like protein, whose translation MSAQTVHSNHIFHGLPQFPDHVQGLTAIITGANGISGQYMLKVLTQSPKRWARIYCLSRRPPVVEGKLPDFVKHIPLDFLDEPDVIAKTLLDKSVKADYIFFFSYIQVKAEPGASIWANAEGLLRVNTLLLSNFLESLSLASIKPRRIMLQTGAKNYGLHLGPCVAPQEESDARVLLEPNFYYSQEDLLWAYCKKHDIGWNVVRPAWILGAVPDAAMNLCFPLGVYAIVCKHLGQALDFPAGLESWESIHMQSSAMLNAYLEEWCVLTEAAENEAFNASDGSPFTWGKFWPELASWYGIDSNAPDTDATYHEYDTAHNPPPRGFGPVAKVRVKFSFVEWAKQPEVQQAWKELGLKHGLVNSQLDDTDRIFGTADLAVRTPYSSYLSMLKARKLGWHGFVDTTESILDVLRGFEQLKMLPPLLAEGGNGKN comes from the exons ATGTCGGCCCAAACAGTTCACTCAAACCACATCTTCCATGGCCTGCCCCAATTTCCTGATCATGTACAAGGCCTCACTGCCATCATTACAGGTGCAAATGGCATCTCTGGCCAATACATGCTCAAAGTCTTGACCCAGTCTCCAAAAAGATGGGCTCGGATCTACTGTCTGTCGAGGCGCCCCCCAGTTGTCGAAGGAAAATTGCCAGATTTTGTAAAGCACATACCATTGGACTTTCTCGACGAGCCGGATGTTATTGCTAAGACGCTGCTTGATAAAAGTGTGAAGGC GGACtacatcttcttcttctcctatATACAAGTCAAGGCGGAGCCTGGTGCTTCTATATGGGCGAATGCAGAGGGCCTACTTCGTGTCAACA CCCTACTCCTCTCAAACTTCCTGGAGTCGCTCTCGTTAGCTTCGATAAAGCCGCGACGGATCATGCTCCAAACAGGAGCAAAGAACTATGG GCTTCACCTTGGCCCATGTGTGGCCCCCCAAGAAGAGTCCGACGCACGAGTTCTACTTGAACCAAACTTTTACTACAGTCAGGAAGATCTTCTTTGGGCTTATTGTAAGAAGCATGATATTGGATGGAATGTAGTACGGCCAGCCTGGATCCTCGGTGCAGTCCCTGATGCAGCCATGAACCTATGCTTCCCCCTTGGTGTATATGCAATTGTATGCAAGCATCTTGGCCAAGCTTTGGATTTCCCAGCAGGCCTTGAATCATGGGAGTCTATTCATATGCAGAGCAGTGCTATGCTCAACGCATACCTTGAGGAGTGGTGCGTTCTCACAGAAGCTGCTGAAAATGAAGCATTTAACGCATCTGATGGTTCTCCGTTCACTTGGGGTAAGTTCTGGCCAGAGCTTGCTTCTTGGTATGGGATCGACTCCAACGCGCCCGACACTGACGCCACCTACCATGAGTATGATACCGCTCACAACCCACCGCCGCGTGGTTTCGGCCCTGTTGCCAAGGTTCGTGTCAAGTTTTCCTTTGTGGAATGGGCAAAGCAACCTGAAGTGCAACAAGCATGGAAAGAACTCGGATTGAAACACGGCCTCGTCAATAGTCAGCTCGATGACACGGATCGCATCTTTGGTACCGCCGACCTGGCCGTCCGCACGCCATACTCCAGTTACCTCAG CATGCTGAAAGCTCGGAAGCTTGGGTGGCACGGTTTTGTTGACACCACGGAGTCTATCCTGGATGTTCTGCGCGGTTTTGAACAGTTGAAGATGCTTCCCCCACTGCTCGCAGAGGGAGGAAATGGGAAGAATTAG